A DNA window from Chiroxiphia lanceolata isolate bChiLan1 chromosome W unlocalized genomic scaffold, bChiLan1.pri scaffold_51_arrow_ctg1, whole genome shotgun sequence contains the following coding sequences:
- the LOC116781534 gene encoding olfactory receptor 14A16-like — translation MSNSSFLTQFLLLAFADRRELQLLHFWLFLAISLAALLANGLILSAVACDHHLHTPRYFFLLHLSLTDLGCICTTVPKAMHNSLWDTTAISYMGCAAQVFLLFFFISAEFSLLTIMCYDRYVAICKPLHYGTLLGSRACAHMAAAAWATAFLNSLLHTTNTFSLPLCQGNALDQFFCEIPHILKLSCSHSYTRELGLLLFSISLVFACFVFIVFSYVQIFRAVLRVPSQQGRHKAFSTCLPHLAVVSLFVSTGPFAYLKPPSISSPSLDLVVSVLYSVVPPALNPFIYSLRNQELKDALRKMMTGCFSGAIKCQVSGV, via the coding sequence atgtccaacagcagcttcctcacccagttcctcctcctggcatttgCAGACaggcgggagctgcagctcctgcacttctggctcttcctggccatctccctggctgccctcctggccaacggcctcatcctcagcgccgtagcctgtgaccaccacctgcacacccccaggtacttcttccttctccacctctccctcacagacctgggctgcatctgcaccactgtccccaaagccatgcacaattccctctGGGACACCACAGCCATCTCCTAcatgggatgtgctgcacaggtctttttacttttctttttcatctcagcagagttttccctcctcaccatcatgtgctacgaccgctacgttgccatctgcaaacccctgcactacgggaccctcctgggcagcagagcttgtgcccacatggcagcagctgcctgggccactgcaTTTCTCAATTCTCTGCTGCACACAaccaatacattttccctgcccctgtgccaagGTAATGCCCTGGatcagttcttctgtgaaatcccacacatcctcaagctctcctgctcacactctTACACCAGGGAACTCGGGCTTCTcttgttttccatctctttagtatttgcttgttttgttttcattgttttctcctatgtacagatcttcagggctgtgctgagggttccctctcagcagggacggcacaaagccttttccacctgcctccctcacctggctgtGGTCTCCCTGTTTGTCAGTACTGGCCCATTTGCCTACCTGAAGCCCCCCTCCATCtcgtccccatccctggatctggTGGTGTCAGTTCTCTACTCGGTGGTacctccagcactgaaccccTTCATCTACAGCCTCAGGAACCAGGAGCTCAAGGATGCCCTGAGAAAAATGATGACTGGATGCTTTTCAGGAGCAATAAAGTGCCAGGTTTCTGGTGTGTAG